TCGACACCATAAAGTGAACCTTTGCCATTTCTGATAGTGTTTTGCAGAACATATTCAAGTCCATCACCTgtcaattataattttaataacAGAAACTGTTTGAACCAATGCTTGTTGGATCTACAGCTGGTCTTAACATGTGTTATGTGCACAGGACTGACATTTTCAAATGGCTATATATTTAAGAGAAAATATTTGTCCGAAATTTAATCCTGTTTCTGACTGTCAATTCGGACTTGTGTTTTCACACATGAATAGGTTTTGGAACTTTTGAGCACTTTCAACAAAACATATTATCACTTGTGAAATAATCGTCTACTGATTAGTGTTCGCTCGTTTGCATCCACCAATGTGCATAATGATATCAAACAACAATAAATTGCGGCTTCCATTTCAacaaatcaatatttaaaaattttaaatagggCTTTCTCTAGTATAATTCTGAATAATTCGAATTCAAAATGCGATAGTGGTCGTAATTTTAATAGCTCTAGCCAGAAAAATTGACGAAATGAATTTTAGTTTATTGTGAACTAATCAGTATGTTGGAGGTGATGTTTGTCAGCTGATTACTCAAAATTCTGATTGCATTCCTACTCAagtgtttttcataaaattctctgatcattattttaaaacaaaaatattcagtGGGATTTTCTACTTTGGACTCACCAAGACCGAATCCAATCTCCAGTATATTTTCATCAGCCCCAGCATTTGTCGCACGAGCAACGTCTATTTCAATTGTTGAATTGCCTTTCAGCAGACTCTTTCTTGCGATGAATCCCCAAAAACCTGAAGATGGCTTCCTGATTTGCTCTTTGATGTATTTCCTAGCAAATGGCATTTCAACAAGCTTCAACATTTTGTCAGTAGCCTATATAATATGCTTTGCAAGTCTATACTAAAATTGTCAAGTTCCCTCTggcaaaaataaacatattagAAAAAGCACAAAACGCAACAGCGACAGTAGATTAATGAGGTTGGACGTTTTAAACTGACTTTTCTAACTTCGCTGTGTTATATAATTTCAGTGATAATATACAACTTTTCAAATCCAAGTCGAAAATTGAATATCTATCTGttgattgaatatatatatatccttgCATTTTGAAAAACATCGTACATTATAAGATCTGACACTAAACTTGGCTAGATATACTTGACTGCACAATAGTTTTTAAATGTGTTGACTCATCTCTAAAATTGCGATTCTAGACCGCATGATGCGAGATAAGccatcattttaaatattgacaTTGGGTTTTCTTATTTACTTTCAAGAATTCATGTGTTGGCTGCCTATGGTTAACATGCACAGATTTCTGCTTTAAATAAACAAGGAAGCCCGGAAAGTGCGGAAGGCCTATATTTCATAGTCATCGTGGAAGGTAAatttttactttattcaatACAAGAACTGCAATGATATTCCTATTATTACAAATATTCCTAaattatttgtttgaaaaacactgcAGAAAATTTATGTGATATTAACTGCAAAATAAACTTGTAAGGCTGCATTAGATGCTCACACagaaagataaaaataaaatgaatatatatatatataaagcaaaatacTAAATCCAGTTTAAGAGTTTGGTCTGACGTTTTTCTGAAGTTATGCATTGCCTCAGTAGACTGTTTACTAGTGCGATATTCAGTATTCAAACAGTATGCATCAACAGCAGACCTATACGCTTTTGAGAAATCGTGGtctgcatttttgatattttggtACAGACAATTTCACATCAGTTTCCAACGAACAAATGCAGCAAATCAACATAGTAACAACATGTTTCTTGTTTCATATTGGTCAGCTGAAGCTTGAAAATATGTAACTTCAACAAAAATACAGATAACAAATACTAACACAGCCTTATAAATGAAAGAATTTGTGCACACCACCATCAATAATAATGGCAATCCTGTCGAATGTATTGTATATGGAATGTATTGAGTGGAACTGTATgtacaaaatattattcttaCATGATATATGCGCCGTTTGTAGTCCTGTGTATAAGCCTTCCCCTTTAAAATAAGGCATGTTCTATAgcgtgatttttttttatctagttgatagcaagaaatctctcctacacgttttaaatgattaatattcTATGTAGGtagcgattttttttaaatagaaacttgttatttataagaaaatggatatcggtttatatttgaaaatttcgtaattttctactttacaattttgtttttgataaatgggaATAAAATACATCCCCCTAAATAACCCCTAGCGTTATTTTCGAAATTGAAATAGgaccctgtcttattttcggggaaacaccgtaTGTAGTACTTCATAAATATTTCTTCTTTCTAGACCCGTTGTTCTTAAACTTTGCTAGCCTTTCGCACCTCTACGTTACTCTAGGAGATTTTGTCGAAACCCAAACTGCCTTCAATAGACAGAGTACGGATTTGTTGGAGAGTATGAATTTGCTGGGTATAAAGCAACATAAATTGCAGTGAGGGAATAACTACACATAATTATCCGAACATTTCTCGTTCTTGGTTGACATAtcaaggataggataggattcacatttttatcccgggggagaggaaagccgataagatcgCTTATCcatgtggcgaaccacggcatctcgtccggttaccattccatgtcgggtatgggattagttagttacttgtttttcgaaagcatggacttgaccgtggaggaagccgtaatcgaccagcggttacgtgaaccaccctacggcggcgaaaagtccagcaatcctctcgcacataaccattccgcatgggattcgaacctgcgaacccacgcagagtaattagaggtgcggtggcgagcgtatttctaacgcttatcacgatgagccacaccgccgcgcggTAAATGGTGGAAGAATAACACGAACAGAGCTCGATGGAATTTTTATGAACTCACCTGGTGAAGCCCTATTTTGCCTGTGTTTGAAGAATTTTTCAGTTATGAAAATTTGGCTTATTGCTTCATCACTTCGGTTTCTTAAATActtatatatacagtattacAATCAGGTAACTAACATCTTGACTGAGGCAGCCATGAATCATAATCGAATTtgtccatttaatattaagtttTTCTTTCCAAGTTATTGTTTGTCGTAATATTACCTCACCACAAGGACGGAAATTGCTAATTAGGGAAATAGAACTTAGCGAGACCAGTACCGAAACCAATTCATCATTTGGATTAGCGGACTTGTTTACTTACCAAGAGCATTTCAAAACGCATCTTATTTCGAGAATTTTTTGTTACTGAATCTGGGCTTGATTAGGACATCCATTGATAGTAAAGTGCATTCAATTCTAAGAGCATGCTGAAGATACTTTTATTGACGTTAGCTTGCTGTTTCATATTTGCTGATGCTTTGCGATGTAGTTGTAGAGGAGTAAAATGCGGAAGTTTACGATGTGGACCACGCGTTGGCAAAGTTAGAATTTCGTGCGGGTTAGTGATCTTTCTTATGTAGTGTTTCCACTAACTCCATTTCTGGTATTAGCTGAGAATAATGAAGTTTATCATTGTCAGATGTTGCCCTGTATGCGCTAAGCAAGAAGGTGATGAATGCGGAGGAGCATGGTTTCATCGAGGAAAATGTGATACTTGTTTAGAATGCGTCAACAAAAAATGTGTGCAGGTAAGCCAAATTCTATTCATTGTATAAATTACAAAGATATAATTATTTCGATTTCGATCTCTACTATGTctctgaaataaaattacttacctaaaattgcaatattttcaGATATATGATTTATTGCCATAATCAATTTGAATACATGGTTGTAACAGCTTGGAAAATCAAATATCttcactttttattttagaCGAAAGACGATGAAGATTGTAATCAGGAACACCAACAAATTCCAGAAGAATCCACTCTTTTTGATTGAATGAAATGTCCTTGCAACAACATGTGGGAAATTGTTAGATTTGTTGTCGATTTTTTGACTGATTTTACAAAAGGGGTTTAATAAAGTCTACAAGagcaaaaatttattgaattggGGCATAAAAATTACTTTGCAGAATCGTGTAATTTCAAGGAAGGCAAACGATTAGTTACATCAAAGAAATATCGTGATAAGTACAACAAATGGTGTTCATTACGTAGCAACCCAGAGCACGCTTCTTTTGTCTGACCCTCAAACAGGCTTCTACTAGCTAGCGGTCAGAATAATATGCTATATTTGGGGAAGATTGGATATTTTTGCGTCCGACATTGCCAGCTGTGGCGTGGATGGTGGGCATGGAGATAGAACCCAAGATTTTCAACAAAGCCATATATAACTAGGTTCATCGATCTAATAATTACGAGGTTGCGTTCGTCTAAGCCGAAATTTAGAACTCTAATCTTCAACAAAGTTATTGTAGCCTATTCGAGATGGTGAAGCCCATCGAACGGGGGGTCGATTAGTAGTTAATGTACACGAAGCACTAAAATACGGTCGTTGAAGTACCAATTATTTCTGAATTCCTAAGTTCGTTATTGCCTTCTGGAATACTGgtaaaatattagaaaaacatttttgatttcTCGTTCGAATCGTATTTTCTTATTCAACACTAGATCAgtactttttttcaattttcttcacCCTTTCTACAAATCGTTAAATTTTGTTCACCACAGGAAATCTTTTATTAACCCTTTTTTTCCGCTGTATACAATCGACTTTatgtaccattttataatatgcaatgaccagttaaccaaacgtacaaggaacacccccaatatctctttaaaaagcttattttcgcgtcttcctactaaaacgcgcccaaatgACGTAGGCGAAACTGTTCGACCCTACGCgtgtaagaagagagaaatttcaaaaaattttgagagaacGTTTCACACTCTTATCGCTTCGATGAACACGTGGTACAAAGAAACGAAATTCCAAGCGCTCTTCTGAAAGAGGGTTACGTCACCTTTGCAGAAAAACCAGACTCAGCTTCGCAAGCGAAGCGAAACGCGAAATAATCAATGATATGTGAGAGCATGTCcacgatagttgtctggaatctttgtttgtttattatgtgcgcgaaattgtttcccgctcgttcaaatgacttatttttgaagtaatgacaaatactttcgtgtatctctaagctttgaaatgcctacacaaataaaattcacttagtagtaaaataaaaaatttacaaaaaaacaaaatgttgacagatcaagcacggatcatagttggatgctcaaaatgatttagttagtgcggaatacttcacaaaacatgaacataaacttaaaatagtccgaaaataactattatgaccaaggatggtaATACGAATATATAAGTTATACGGAACAAAAGAGTTAAGAGCCATAGACATCTACCATCCAATGTCGGTAATAAACCATTACTAGCATCCTTTCATTTAACGTTAGTCTGAACAAGCTTGGTTACCTTGTTAAAATACTCGAAATGACTCGACATGAATAACTATTAGCAAACTTGGCGCGAGACTAGAAAATAATTCTATGCAAGTCTCAAATTAAAAAACTCGGCAATTATATATGATACGCCACCTTGATAATTGTGGTATTTGGAAGTTGAAAATATATTACAGTGTTGCGGAAATACCTTGCAATACGTCGTGTTCTTGTTAAAGATAAATCAACATATTTTTCAATCCcagattgattttaaaaataacgaGGATGGCGTGGTGAAAGTCGTAGTGTTAATGTGACTGGAGTTTATCCATTTTAGGGTTGCTTATAATTTCTACTCAAACTCGAACCCTCAATTGACAACTCAATTCAGTGTAATTTTAACTAGTTCCACAAttgacaaaatatattcagaaacCAAATTTAACTGCTAACAATAAAATTCTCGAAACTTAGAAGAGGTCACAAGGACTTGGATTCCACTCGGAAGCAAATAATATCGTGTCAAAATCTAAATATATCTAATAGGACTTATAATAGAAGCTAACCGCAAAACTGACAACGGATTACATTAAGCAGAAATCGGTGCAAAACCTGGCGTCTCTAAATTgtttacaaaattttcattcacACACTATTATTCGTTATTCACCACGGGGTGAACCATTCACTACACGAATTCCGTACGGCTGTTTTGGGAAGTCGTATAGGTTAGTACTAATGTCTTATATATGTTCATTTCTCCATTCAAATATAATAACGTTTTATTTCTGTCTTACATTACATAAAACAGAATCGACATTAAGTATTACTTCGACACAATTTTATATTCATGGGTGACAGAATAGCGAGCTATTCGAATGGtgaaattggaatttaaaaCAATCGAGAGCGTGATCAATTGATTCATGTTGTAATGGTTCAAAGAACTGTCACAGTCAATCTATCATGACTTATCATGTTTGCCGATGAAgtgatatttaatttttcaagaacAAATGAATAGTGACATTGCCTTACACCAGTTTTGATCCTAGACAAATTGCATGCTAGCTTTAATTCTCTGTAGGCTATTCTCAGCATACTTAGTCAGAAACAGAAATAGTAATTAAATGACAAATTACCTTAATTACTTGTGATTACCagtatgatttttttatttttctgatagTGCAAGCCAGTTTTCCTAGACATGTTTGATTGATTTTGGAATGTGAAACACTCAGGAAGGCTATGGCGCACAATAGAGTTGGTGCAAGGCTTGCattgcattgcagcattgtaGTTGCATAGTTTTAGCTGCAAGTGTTAAATAGGAAATGAAGATTATCTTTACTCTGTCAGTTTCATTTTCTTATTCTAATTTAGTCGGAATAATAAGTAATAACAATGCTCATGAATCTTTGATGAA
This is a stretch of genomic DNA from Styela clava chromosome 2, kaStyClav1.hap1.2, whole genome shotgun sequence. It encodes these proteins:
- the LOC120336697 gene encoding venom protein 302-like; this translates as MLKILLLTLACCFIFADALRCSCRGVKCGSLRCGPRVGKVRISCGCCPVCAKQEGDECGGAWFHRGKCDTCLECVNKKCVQTKDDEDCNQEHQQIPEESTLFD